A window from Erythrolamprus reginae isolate rEryReg1 chromosome 9, rEryReg1.hap1, whole genome shotgun sequence encodes these proteins:
- the FAAP24 gene encoding Fanconi anemia core complex-associated protein 24 isoform X2: MEGFPDCSGDARCCILYISEADLVAGNSFKRRLVRFRNACSLQGIVLVEKTQISNQYFPEVQKFVVLELGMTLLPVASQNEAAQLIAQLMHEQTKTSNLFQSKKGTKLLEPSVLHTVQQIPGVGKTKALLLLENFGNIHQLCNASLQDLERVVGRRLSQQIHTFFNQAK; encoded by the exons ATGGAAGGGTTCCCAGATTGTTCAGGAGATGCAAG GTGCTGCATCCTCTACATATCTGAAGCAGATCTGGTGGCAGGAAATAGCTTCAAAAGAAGACTTGTTCGTTTTAGAAAT GCTTGCAGTCTTCAAGGGATCGTATTAGTTGAAAAAACTCAAATAAGCAACCAGTATTTTCCAGAAGTGCAGAAATTTGTCGTTCTGGAGCTCGGAATGACACTACTTCCGGTGGCCAGCCAAAATGAAGCTGCTCAACTTATTGCTCAATTG ATGCACGAACAGACTAAAACCAGCAATCTTTTCCAAAGTAAGAAAGGCACCAAGTTGTTGGAACCATCTGTACTCCATACAGTTCAGCAGATTCCAGGAGTTGGAAAGACAAAGGCCCTTCTCCTCCTGGAAAACTTTGGAAATATCCATCAGCTTTGCAATGCTTCTCTCCAGGATCTCGAAAGAGTAGTCGGTCGCAGGCTGTCTCAACAAATCCATACATTCTTCAACCAGGCAAAATAA
- the FAAP24 gene encoding Fanconi anemia core complex-associated protein 24 isoform X1, with protein sequence MANDSTPIRAGAVNVPLGHVIGHEKWKGSQIVQEMQGRCKLILEDGLGLVDFHLSNRCCILYISEADLVAGNSFKRRLVRFRNACSLQGIVLVEKTQISNQYFPEVQKFVVLELGMTLLPVASQNEAAQLIAQLMHEQTKTSNLFQSKKGTKLLEPSVLHTVQQIPGVGKTKALLLLENFGNIHQLCNASLQDLERVVGRRLSQQIHTFFNQAK encoded by the exons ATGGCAAACGATAGCACCCCAATCCGAGCAGGAGCTGTAAATGTTCCTTTGGGCCATGTGATTGGCCATGAGAAATGGAAGGGTTCCCAGATTGTTCAGGAGATGCAAG GGAGATGTAAGCTTATTCTGGAAGATGGCCTGGGACTCGTGGATTTTCATCTTTCAAATAGGTGCTGCATCCTCTACATATCTGAAGCAGATCTGGTGGCAGGAAATAGCTTCAAAAGAAGACTTGTTCGTTTTAGAAAT GCTTGCAGTCTTCAAGGGATCGTATTAGTTGAAAAAACTCAAATAAGCAACCAGTATTTTCCAGAAGTGCAGAAATTTGTCGTTCTGGAGCTCGGAATGACACTACTTCCGGTGGCCAGCCAAAATGAAGCTGCTCAACTTATTGCTCAATTG ATGCACGAACAGACTAAAACCAGCAATCTTTTCCAAAGTAAGAAAGGCACCAAGTTGTTGGAACCATCTGTACTCCATACAGTTCAGCAGATTCCAGGAGTTGGAAAGACAAAGGCCCTTCTCCTCCTGGAAAACTTTGGAAATATCCATCAGCTTTGCAATGCTTCTCTCCAGGATCTCGAAAGAGTAGTCGGTCGCAGGCTGTCTCAACAAATCCATACATTCTTCAACCAGGCAAAATAA